A genome region from Phoenix dactylifera cultivar Barhee BC4 chromosome 18, palm_55x_up_171113_PBpolish2nd_filt_p, whole genome shotgun sequence includes the following:
- the LOC103722755 gene encoding uncharacterized protein LOC103722755 — MAYTGRMRELMKKYGKVALGVHFSSSAASITGLYIAIKNSVDVESLLQKVGLLSKEPFASSSGGGGDPSGDPAVALDSNDAPAPPPPVGEEKKRNRTAELAASSGGALALAILCNKALFPVRVPITIALTPPIARFLARRKLVKIQV; from the coding sequence ATGGCGTACACGGGGAGGATGCGGGAGCTGATGAAGAAGTACGGGAAGGTGGCGCTGGGCGTCCACTTCTCCAGCTCGGCCGCCTCCATCACCGGCCTTTACATCGCCATCAAGAACAGCGTCGACGTCGAGTCCCTCTTGCAGAAGGTTGGCCTCCTCAGCAAGGAACCCTTCGCCTCCTcctccggcggcggcggagacCCGTCCGGCGACCCCGCCGTCGCGTTGGACAGCAACGATGCCCCTGCTCCGCCGCCTCCCGttggggaggagaagaagaggaacaggACGGCGGAGTTGGCGGCATCGAGCGGCGGAGCGCTCGCGCTGGCGATCCTCTGCAACAAGGCTCTTTTTCCGGTGAGGGTTCCGATCACCATTGCCCTCACGCCGCCCATTGCCAGATTTTTGGCGAGGAGGAAGCTCGTCAAAATTCAAGTATGA
- the LOC103724124 gene encoding uncharacterized protein LOC103724124 isoform X1: MALACSLPRLPLARPNPNSASDPWSLSMPMNRLSFPLSSSHPPPPPFRAKAANPFSTSRGDQHRARAEMHESESALAVDAFTNVKHVLLPVTDRNPYLSEGTRQAAATTTALAKKYGADITVVVIDDKLKESIPEHDTQLSSIRWHLSEGGFKEFSLMERLGEGKKPTAIIGEVADDLNLDLVVLSMEAIHSKHVDGNLLAEFIPCPVLLLPL; this comes from the exons ATGGCTCTCGCTTGCTCTCTGCCGCGCTTGCCTCTGGCACGCCCCAACCCCAATTCCGCTTCCGATCCTTGGTCACTATCGATGCCTATGAATCGCCTCTcgttccctctctcttcttctcatcCCCCTCCGCCTCCCTTCCGGGCCAAGGCGGCCAACCCCTTCTCCACTTCCCGCGGAGACCAGCACAGAG CAAGGGCAGAGATGCATGAATCTGAAAGCGCTTTGGCTGTAGATGCTTTCACAAATGTCAAGCATGTGCTTCTTCCGGTTACTGATCGGAATCCTTACCTTTCAGAGGGAACAAGACAG GCTGCAGCAACCACCACTGCTCTGGCCAAAAAGTATGGAGCGGACATCACAGTCGTGG TTATTGATGATAAGCTGAAAGAGTCCATCCCAGAGCATGACACTCAACTGTCTAGTATTAGATGGCACCTTTCAGAAG GTGGTTTTAAGGAATTCAGTTTGATGGAGCGGCTTGGAGAAGGAAAGAAGCCAACTGCTATTATAGGTGAGGTTGCTGATGACTTGAACTTAGATCTTGTAGTCTTAAGCATGGAAGCAATCCATTCAAAGCATGTTGATGGAAATTTGTTGGCAGAGTTCATCCCCTGTCCTGTGTTGCTTCTGCCTCTCTAA
- the LOC103724124 gene encoding uncharacterized protein LOC103724124 isoform X2, giving the protein MALACSLPRLPLARPNPNSASDPWSLSMPMNRLSFPLSSSHPPPPPFRAKAANPFSTSRGDQHRARAEMHESESALAVDAFTNVKHVLLPVTDRNPYLSEGTRQAAATTTALAKKYGADITVVGGFKEFSLMERLGEGKKPTAIIGEVADDLNLDLVVLSMEAIHSKHVDGNLLAEFIPCPVLLLPL; this is encoded by the exons ATGGCTCTCGCTTGCTCTCTGCCGCGCTTGCCTCTGGCACGCCCCAACCCCAATTCCGCTTCCGATCCTTGGTCACTATCGATGCCTATGAATCGCCTCTcgttccctctctcttcttctcatcCCCCTCCGCCTCCCTTCCGGGCCAAGGCGGCCAACCCCTTCTCCACTTCCCGCGGAGACCAGCACAGAG CAAGGGCAGAGATGCATGAATCTGAAAGCGCTTTGGCTGTAGATGCTTTCACAAATGTCAAGCATGTGCTTCTTCCGGTTACTGATCGGAATCCTTACCTTTCAGAGGGAACAAGACAG GCTGCAGCAACCACCACTGCTCTGGCCAAAAAGTATGGAGCGGACATCACAGTCGTGG GTGGTTTTAAGGAATTCAGTTTGATGGAGCGGCTTGGAGAAGGAAAGAAGCCAACTGCTATTATAGGTGAGGTTGCTGATGACTTGAACTTAGATCTTGTAGTCTTAAGCATGGAAGCAATCCATTCAAAGCATGTTGATGGAAATTTGTTGGCAGAGTTCATCCCCTGTCCTGTGTTGCTTCTGCCTCTCTAA
- the LOC103722774 gene encoding probable 26S proteasome non-ATPase regulatory subunit 3, whose protein sequence is MTQDVEMTEPQAAPLAAAASSNSASSATASSALQHLKEIAALIGNGAYAKEVRRIVRAVRLTMLLRRKLRAPAVAAFLTFALPPGSEAQSRLSSYLPKEDEHEMDVDMATSAGQVPFKNSLPELEIYCYLLVVIFLIDQKRYNEAKACSSASIARLKNMNRRTVDVLASRLYFYYSYSYELTNSLAEIRGPLLALHRMATLRRDELGQETLLNLLLRNYLHYNLYDQAEKLRSKAPRFEAHSNQQFCRYLFYLGKIRTIQLEYTDAKESLLQAARKAPAGAWGFRIQCNKWAVIVRLLLGEIPEKTVFMQKGMKKALTPYFELTNAVRIGDLELFRTVAEKFAGTFSSDRTNNLIVRLRHNVIRTGLRNISISYSRVSLSDIARKLRLDSDNPVADAESIVAKAIRDGAIDATIDHANGWMVSKETGDVYSTNEPQIAFNSRIAFCLNMHNDAVRALRFPPNSHKEKESAEKRRERQQQEQELAKHIEEDDDDEF, encoded by the exons aTGACCCAAGATGTGGAGATGACGGAGCCCCAGGCGGCGCCGCTGGCCGCCGCTGCTTCCTCCAACTCCGCCTCCTCCGCCACCGCCTCCTCCGCCCTCCAGC ATTTGAAGGAGATCGCGGCGCTGATCGGGAACGGGGCGTACGCCAAGGAGGTCCGGCGGATTGTCCGGGCCGTGCGCCTCACCATGTTGCTCCGCCGCAAGCTCCGGGCTCCCGCGGTCGCCGCCTTCCTCACATTCGCCCTTCCCCCCGGCTCCGAGGCCCAATCCCGGCTCTCCTCCTATCTTCCCAAG GAAGACGAACATGAAATGGATGTGGATATGGCAACTTCGGCTGGTCAAGTTCCTTTTAAGAACTCTCTACCAGAGCTTGAGATCTACTGTTATTTGCTTGTGGTGATATTTTTGATTGACCAAAAGCGATACAATGAG GCTAAAGCTTGTTCCTCTGCAAGTATTGCTCGCCTTAAGAATATGAATAGAAGAACTGTTGACGTTTTAGCTTCTCGGCTGTACTTTTATTATTCCTACAGTTATGAACTTACAAACAGTCTAGCTGAAATTCGTGG GCCCCTCCTTGCCTTGCATCGCATGGCCACCTTACGGCGTGATGAGCTGGGTCAG GAAACCCTTCTCAACCTGCTACTTCGCAATTACCTTCATTATAACTTGTATGACCAGGCCGAGAAACTGAGGTCAAAGGCCCCGCGTTTCGAAGCACATTCCAATCAGCAG TTCTGCCGCTACCTGTTCTACTTAGGAAAGATCAGGACCATTCAGTTGGAATATACTGATGCCAAAGAAAGCCTTCTGCAAGCTGCTCGAAAAGCTCCTGCTGGAGCATGGGGTTTTCGAATCCAATGCAACAAGTGGGCTGTGATAGTCCGCTTACTTCTAGGGGAAATCCCTGAGAAAACTGTTTTTATGCAGAAAGGCATGAAGAAGGCTTTGACACCCTATTTTGAGCTTACAAAT GCTGTGCGAATTGGAGATCTGGAGCTGTTTAGGACCGTCGCAGAGAAGTTTGCTGGCACTTTCAGTTCAGATAGAACCAATAATTTGATTGTGAGGCTGCGCCATAATGTGATCCGAACTGGGCTCCGCAACATTAGCATTTCTTACTCGCGCGTATCCCTGTCTGATATAGCCAGAAAGTTGAGATTGGACTCTGATAATCCAGTGGCAGATGCTGAGAGCATTGTAGCCAAGGCCATTAGAGATGGGGCAATTGATGCCACAATCGATCATGCAAATGGATGGATGGTATCCAAGGAGACTGGTGATGTCTACTCCACAAATGAGCCACAGATTGCATTCAATTCGAGGATTGCCTTTTGCCTTAACATGCACAATGATGCAGTTAGAGCACTGAGGTTTCCGCCAAACTCTCACAAGGAGAAAGAAAGTGCGGAGAAGAGACGAGAGAGGCAACAGCAGGAGCAGGAGCTTGCCAAACAtattgaagaggatgatgatgatgagtttTGA